The following coding sequences lie in one Gemmatimonadota bacterium genomic window:
- a CDS encoding gluconate 2-dehydrogenase subunit 3 family protein: MSQELSRRDLLAAFAATGGVFLLPTPAQASDITRTVAAARMAPDGFAPKIYTVHEYETVKVLVDYLFPKDARGGSATEAGVPEFMDTFLEIEAGMRVAHRGGLAWLDHEMRRRTGKDFITASDAERRAMLDEIAYPARAKAEYSHGVNWFNSFRDFSASGYWTSEIGVTDLGYMGNTPVAEWTGCTAEAYRRTAG, encoded by the coding sequence GTGAGCCAGGAACTCTCGCGTCGCGACCTGCTCGCGGCCTTCGCGGCGACCGGCGGCGTCTTCCTGCTGCCGACGCCGGCGCAGGCCAGCGACATCACCCGCACCGTCGCCGCGGCCCGCATGGCCCCCGACGGCTTCGCGCCGAAGATCTACACGGTGCATGAGTACGAGACGGTGAAGGTGCTGGTGGACTATCTCTTCCCGAAGGATGCGCGCGGCGGCTCGGCCACCGAGGCCGGCGTGCCCGAGTTCATGGACACCTTCCTCGAGATTGAGGCGGGGATGCGCGTCGCGCATCGCGGCGGCCTGGCGTGGCTCGACCACGAGATGCGTCGCCGCACCGGCAAGGATTTCATCACCGCCAGCGACGCCGAGCGGCGCGCGATGCTCGACGAAATCGCCTATCCGGCGCGCGCCAAGGCGGAGTACAGCCACGGCGTGAACTGGTTCAACTCCTTCCGCGACTTCTCCGCCTCCGGCTACTGGACGTCGGAAATCGGCGTCACGGACCTCGGCTACATGGGGAACACCCCGGTGGCGGAGTGGACGGGGTGCACGGCGGAGGCGTACCGCAGGACAGCGGGATGA
- a CDS encoding PEP-CTERM sorting domain-containing protein: MKFNQLVMRVAAVAVVGMSLPTSAQAQLWYNGDFNGVNALSSERNTTVSQSMVYDNFVVTGAGWTINSVFGNFLANFAWSTADYEIRTGVSVGNGGTVISSGTGLAATQVATGNSGFGLTEYTATISGLSIFLNPGTYWFGMSVVGTGNNGSDRAFVATTSGTAGSNVTIDGISFFNSTFFGSNFEGTLAQMQYVPSDFSYGVDGAGSGQSTGGDDVVPEPATMTLLATGLAGMAAARRRKAAQG, encoded by the coding sequence ATGAAGTTCAATCAATTGGTGATGCGGGTGGCTGCGGTCGCGGTGGTCGGGATGTCCCTGCCGACGTCGGCTCAGGCCCAGCTCTGGTACAACGGCGACTTCAACGGCGTAAACGCCTTGTCGAGCGAGCGGAACACCACGGTCTCGCAGTCGATGGTCTACGACAACTTTGTCGTCACCGGCGCCGGATGGACGATCAACAGCGTCTTCGGGAACTTCCTCGCCAATTTTGCCTGGAGCACCGCCGACTACGAGATTCGCACCGGTGTGAGCGTCGGCAACGGCGGGACGGTTATCTCGTCCGGCACCGGTCTGGCGGCGACGCAGGTGGCAACCGGCAATTCTGGCTTCGGCCTCACCGAATACACGGCGACGATCTCGGGGCTGTCGATCTTCCTGAATCCCGGGACGTATTGGTTCGGCATGTCGGTGGTCGGCACGGGCAACAACGGCAGCGACCGGGCGTTCGTGGCCACCACATCGGGTACGGCCGGAAGCAACGTCACCATCGATGGCATATCGTTCTTCAATTCGACGTTCTTCGGATCCAACTTCGAGGGGACGTTGGCCCAGATGCAGTACGTGCCGAGTGATTTCTCCTACGGCGTCGACGGTGCGGGATCCGGCCAGAGCACGGGCGGTGACGACGTCGTCCCCGAGCCGGCCACCATGACGCTGCTGGCGACCGGCCTCGCCGGGATGGCGGCCGCTCGCCGTCGCAAGGCTGCTCAGGGGTAA
- a CDS encoding GMC family oxidoreductase, giving the protein MTFLTRRVVYDAVIVGSGAGGGMAAHELTKAGAKVLLLEAGGMWDNTKDSSMLTQPWETPRRGASTPDRPFGEHDACIGGWNIPGEPFTTAPGTRFNWWRGRMLGGRTNHWGRISLRFGPDDFKGKDKDGLGDNWPISYNDIKPYYDEVDDLVGIFGSKEGLRNHPDGNFLPAPKPRCWETVVKRAADKHKVTCIPSRLSILTKPKNGRPACHYCGQCNRGCATNSNFTSPNVLLFPAMQSGLLTIRTDAMVREVSVNRDGLADGVIFIDKLSGMEEKVEAKVVVLAASACETARIMLNSKSAKFPQGIGNSSGMVGKYLTDTTGTDVGGFVPSLMDMPRHNCDGVGGAHLYMPWWLDNKKLDFPRGYHIEIWGGMGMPGYGFMGGIQNYANGGGYGTALKDEYRKHWGASIGFSGRGEMIPNEKSFCELDPKTVDQWGIPVLRFHWEWSDHELLQVKHMQETFRTLLKEMGAEVRSTMPTKEQGYGIATGGAIIHELGCVRMGDNPSTSVVNANCQAWDCKNLFVADGGPFVSQADKNPTWTILALSMRTSRYIAQQRKEGKL; this is encoded by the coding sequence ATGACTTTCCTTACGCGACGCGTCGTCTACGATGCGGTGATCGTCGGCTCTGGCGCCGGTGGCGGCATGGCCGCCCACGAGCTGACCAAGGCCGGTGCCAAGGTGCTCCTGCTCGAGGCCGGCGGGATGTGGGACAACACCAAGGACTCGAGCATGCTCACCCAGCCGTGGGAGACCCCGCGGCGTGGTGCCAGCACGCCGGATCGTCCCTTCGGTGAACACGACGCCTGCATCGGCGGCTGGAACATCCCGGGCGAGCCGTTCACGACGGCACCGGGGACGCGCTTCAACTGGTGGCGCGGCCGGATGCTCGGCGGCCGGACCAATCACTGGGGCCGCATCTCGCTTCGGTTCGGTCCCGACGACTTCAAGGGGAAGGACAAGGACGGCCTCGGCGACAACTGGCCAATCTCCTACAACGACATCAAGCCGTACTACGATGAAGTCGACGACCTGGTCGGCATCTTCGGCTCGAAGGAAGGGCTGCGAAACCATCCCGACGGCAACTTCCTGCCGGCACCGAAGCCGCGCTGCTGGGAGACGGTCGTCAAGCGCGCGGCCGACAAGCACAAGGTCACCTGCATTCCGTCGCGGCTCTCGATCCTGACCAAGCCGAAGAATGGTCGCCCGGCCTGCCACTACTGCGGCCAGTGCAATCGCGGCTGCGCCACCAACTCGAACTTCACTTCGCCGAACGTGCTCCTCTTCCCGGCGATGCAGAGCGGCCTGCTCACCATCCGCACCGACGCGATGGTGCGCGAGGTGTCGGTCAATCGTGACGGGCTCGCCGATGGCGTGATCTTCATCGACAAGCTCTCGGGGATGGAGGAGAAGGTCGAGGCGAAGGTGGTGGTGCTCGCGGCGTCGGCGTGCGAGACCGCGCGCATCATGCTGAACTCGAAGTCGGCGAAGTTCCCGCAGGGGATCGGCAATTCGAGTGGCATGGTCGGCAAGTATCTCACCGACACCACCGGGACGGACGTCGGCGGCTTCGTGCCGTCGCTGATGGACATGCCGCGCCACAACTGCGACGGCGTCGGCGGCGCGCACCTTTACATGCCATGGTGGCTCGACAACAAGAAGCTCGACTTCCCGCGCGGCTACCACATCGAGATCTGGGGTGGCATGGGGATGCCGGGCTACGGCTTCATGGGCGGCATCCAGAACTACGCCAATGGTGGCGGGTACGGCACGGCACTCAAGGATGAGTATCGCAAGCACTGGGGCGCCTCGATCGGCTTCTCGGGCCGCGGCGAGATGATTCCGAACGAGAAGTCCTTCTGCGAGCTCGACCCGAAGACGGTCGACCAGTGGGGCATTCCCGTGTTGCGCTTCCATTGGGAATGGAGCGACCACGAGCTGCTGCAGGTCAAGCACATGCAGGAGACCTTCCGCACGCTGCTCAAGGAGATGGGCGCCGAGGTGCGCAGCACGATGCCGACGAAGGAGCAGGGGTACGGCATCGCCACGGGCGGCGCGATCATTCACGAGCTCGGCTGCGTGCGGATGGGCGACAACCCGTCGACCTCGGTGGTCAACGCCAACTGTCAGGCGTGGGATTGCAAGAATCTCTTCGTTGCCGACGGCGGGCCGTTCGTCTCGCAGGCCGACAAGAATCCGACGTGGACCATCCTCGCGCTCTCGATGCGCACCTCGCGCTACATCGCGCAGCAGCGGAAGGAGGGGAAGCTGTGA
- a CDS encoding heavy metal-binding domain-containing protein yields MTTTGFDLPGYQVVHSLGVVRGVVVRSRSVIGTLGGKLQTIFGGNISAFTSLAERARQQAFDTMLLQAHLSGGNAVIGIRYDANEILPGVTEVLCYGTAVVVEVFE; encoded by the coding sequence ATGACCACCACCGGCTTCGACCTGCCGGGGTATCAGGTCGTCCACTCGCTCGGCGTGGTCCGCGGGGTCGTGGTCCGGAGCCGCTCGGTCATCGGCACGCTGGGTGGCAAGCTTCAGACGATCTTCGGGGGGAACATCTCCGCTTTCACGTCACTCGCCGAGCGGGCCCGGCAGCAGGCGTTCGACACGATGCTGCTGCAGGCACACCTCTCCGGGGGTAATGCGGTGATCGGCATCCGCTACGACGCCAATGAAATTCTCCCGGGCGTGACGGAAGTGCTGTGCTATGGCACTGCCGTCGTGGTGGAAGTGTTCGAGTAG
- a CDS encoding sodium:solute symporter family protein, translating into MTQLQLGGIDYAILLVYFAFVLGIGWVLRRQIKSSEDFFISGRSIPTWIAGLAFLSANLGAQEVIGMAASGAKYGMMTSHFYWVGAIPAMVFVGIFMMPFYYGSKARSVPEYLRLRFDEKTRGLNAFTFAAMTIFSSGISMYALAKLLELVLGWDFNTSVILSAAIVLAYIFLGGLTSAIYNEVLQFFLIVLGFLPLVLLGLKDVGGWSGLTAKLAPVATKAGYEAGAWSSAWRHLGSPGDNPMGVEWFGMMMGLGFVLSFGYWCTDFLVVQRAMAAESMTAARRTPLIAALPKMIFPMLVIVPGMIAIALHDSSGGFLPIGADGLPNYNLAIPVMLAHYLPSGLLGLGLTALMASFMSGMAGNVTAFNAVWTYDIYQAYIRPGQSDKHYLRVGHTATVVGILLSVGAAYATTRFNNIMDMLQLVFAFVNAPLFATFLLGMFWRRATGHGAFFGLLLGTFAAAVHHGLTLPMGGTPGLKGGFLGPVLQTYPSEMAQNFWTAIVAWSACFVATIVISLATRANKSDEELAGLVYALTPKQADGNLPWYQRPATLGVVVLGLTLVLNILFW; encoded by the coding sequence GTGACCCAGCTCCAGCTTGGCGGCATCGACTACGCCATCCTGCTCGTCTACTTCGCCTTCGTGCTCGGCATCGGCTGGGTGCTCCGGCGACAGATCAAGAGCAGCGAGGACTTCTTCATCTCGGGCCGGTCGATCCCCACCTGGATCGCCGGACTCGCCTTCCTGAGCGCCAACCTCGGCGCGCAGGAAGTGATCGGCATGGCGGCGTCGGGCGCCAAGTACGGGATGATGACCTCGCACTTCTACTGGGTCGGCGCCATTCCCGCGATGGTCTTCGTCGGCATCTTCATGATGCCGTTCTACTACGGCTCGAAGGCGCGCTCCGTCCCGGAGTACCTGCGCCTCCGCTTCGACGAGAAGACCCGCGGCCTCAACGCCTTCACCTTTGCCGCGATGACGATCTTCTCCTCCGGCATCTCGATGTACGCCCTTGCCAAGCTGCTCGAGCTGGTGCTCGGCTGGGACTTCAACACCAGCGTGATTCTCTCCGCCGCGATCGTCCTCGCCTACATCTTCCTCGGTGGCCTCACCTCGGCGATCTACAACGAGGTGCTGCAGTTCTTCCTGATCGTCCTCGGCTTCCTCCCGCTGGTGCTCCTCGGCTTGAAGGATGTCGGCGGCTGGAGCGGCCTCACCGCCAAGCTGGCTCCGGTCGCGACAAAGGCTGGCTACGAGGCGGGTGCATGGAGCAGTGCCTGGCGCCACCTCGGCTCCCCCGGCGACAATCCGATGGGCGTCGAGTGGTTCGGGATGATGATGGGCCTCGGCTTCGTCCTCTCCTTCGGCTACTGGTGCACCGACTTCCTCGTGGTGCAACGGGCGATGGCCGCCGAGTCGATGACGGCGGCGCGCCGCACGCCGCTGATCGCCGCACTGCCCAAGATGATCTTCCCGATGCTGGTGATCGTGCCGGGGATGATCGCCATTGCGCTGCACGACAGCAGCGGCGGCTTCCTCCCGATCGGCGCCGACGGCCTCCCCAACTACAACCTCGCGATCCCGGTGATGCTGGCGCACTACCTGCCATCGGGGCTGCTCGGCCTCGGGCTCACGGCGCTGATGGCGTCGTTCATGTCGGGGATGGCGGGCAACGTCACCGCGTTCAACGCGGTGTGGACCTACGACATCTATCAGGCCTACATCCGCCCGGGGCAGTCCGACAAGCACTACCTGCGGGTCGGCCACACCGCCACGGTCGTCGGGATCCTGCTCAGCGTGGGCGCGGCCTACGCGACGACGCGCTTCAACAACATCATGGACATGCTGCAACTGGTGTTCGCCTTTGTGAACGCCCCGCTCTTCGCGACCTTCCTCCTCGGGATGTTCTGGCGGCGCGCCACCGGACACGGTGCCTTCTTCGGCCTGTTGCTCGGGACATTCGCCGCGGCGGTCCACCACGGGCTCACGCTGCCGATGGGTGGAACCCCCGGGCTCAAGGGCGGCTTCCTTGGCCCCGTGTTGCAGACCTACCCGAGCGAGATGGCGCAGAACTTCTGGACGGCCATTGTCGCCTGGAGTGCCTGCTTCGTGGCCACCATCGTGATCTCGCTCGCGACGCGCGCCAACAAGAGCGACGAGGAACTCGCCGGCCTCGTCTATGCCCTGACGCCGAAGCAGGCCGACGGCAACCTCCCCTGGTACCAGCGCCCGGCGACGCTCGGCGTCGTGGTCCTCGGGCTCACGCTCGTCCTCAACATCCTCTTCTGGTGA
- a CDS encoding Gfo/Idh/MocA family oxidoreductase has product MRIPKRLGVGFIGSGFNTRFHIQAWQGVRDADVRGIWSPNQKNAASAAKLANDLHVGPAKAYKSITEMVADPEIHAIWLCGPNQARIENVQEICDAVMSGKGELIGIACEKPLARGVAEAKQVLAMVKKAKLQHGYLENQLFSPGIVRGRDLIWARGASTTGRPYLARAAEEHSGPHNAWFWQGEKQGGGVLNDMMCHSVEVVRFLLTQPGKPRDTLRPVSVNGRIASLKWSRPTYAKQLKARFGKDVDYLKRPSEDFASVTITYETPEGLTVIGEASTSWSFVGAGLRLSGELLGPEYSMSWNTLNSELNCFFSREVVGKAGEDLVEKQNAEMGLMPVVPDEAAAYGYVNENRHFVDVFLGRVAPLLTWDDGLEVMQILMTAYMSAQTEKTVAFPPRGLDAFLPDVAKGTWKP; this is encoded by the coding sequence ATGCGTATCCCCAAGCGCCTCGGCGTCGGCTTCATCGGCTCGGGCTTCAACACTCGCTTCCACATCCAGGCCTGGCAGGGCGTCCGTGACGCCGACGTGCGCGGCATCTGGAGCCCGAATCAGAAGAACGCGGCATCGGCGGCGAAGCTGGCGAACGATCTGCATGTCGGGCCGGCGAAGGCCTACAAGAGCATCACCGAGATGGTCGCCGACCCGGAGATCCACGCGATCTGGCTCTGCGGCCCGAATCAGGCGCGGATCGAGAACGTGCAGGAGATCTGCGACGCGGTGATGAGCGGCAAGGGTGAGCTGATCGGCATCGCGTGCGAGAAGCCGCTGGCGCGCGGCGTCGCCGAAGCCAAGCAGGTGCTGGCGATGGTGAAGAAGGCGAAGCTGCAGCATGGCTACCTCGAGAATCAGCTCTTCTCGCCGGGAATCGTCCGCGGCCGCGACCTGATCTGGGCGCGCGGCGCGAGCACGACGGGCCGTCCCTATCTGGCGCGCGCGGCCGAGGAGCATTCGGGGCCGCACAACGCCTGGTTCTGGCAGGGCGAGAAGCAGGGCGGCGGCGTCCTCAACGACATGATGTGCCACTCGGTCGAGGTCGTGCGCTTCCTGCTGACGCAACCGGGGAAGCCGCGTGACACGCTGCGCCCGGTGAGTGTGAACGGGCGGATCGCGTCGCTCAAGTGGAGCCGGCCGACCTATGCCAAGCAACTCAAGGCACGCTTTGGGAAGGACGTCGACTACCTCAAGCGGCCGAGCGAGGACTTCGCGAGCGTCACCATCACGTACGAGACGCCCGAGGGGCTGACCGTGATTGGCGAGGCGAGCACCTCGTGGAGCTTCGTCGGTGCTGGGCTCCGACTCAGCGGCGAACTGCTCGGCCCCGAATACTCGATGAGCTGGAACACGCTCAACAGCGAGCTCAACTGCTTCTTCTCGCGCGAGGTGGTCGGGAAGGCGGGCGAGGACCTGGTCGAGAAGCAGAACGCCGAGATGGGGTTGATGCCGGTGGTGCCGGACGAGGCGGCGGCCTATGGCTACGTCAACGAGAACCGGCACTTCGTCGACGTTTTCCTCGGGCGGGTGGCACCACTGCTGACCTGGGACGACGGTCTCGAGGTGATGCAGATCCTGATGACGGCCTATATGAGTGCGCAGACGGAGAAGACGGTCGCCTTCCCGCCGCGCGGGCTGGATGCGTTCCTGCCGGACGTGGCGAAGGGGACCTGGAAGCCGTAA
- a CDS encoding thioredoxin domain-containing protein, whose translation MDSGLRIGPANARIQVVEFGDFECPACKSFGEKVLDPLLRRYPAQIALTFKHWPLEYHRFARRAAIAAECSGKEGRFPSFYEAAYAHQDSIGLISFADIARRAGLIDTVAFNECLASDRFDKTLQRDLALVDRLDARGTPVIIVNGLLLPTTPTSERFERLLDSLGLRRQ comes from the coding sequence GTGGACTCTGGCCTCAGGATTGGACCAGCCAACGCGCGCATCCAGGTGGTTGAGTTTGGTGATTTTGAGTGTCCGGCCTGCAAGAGCTTCGGAGAGAAGGTCCTCGATCCACTCTTGAGGCGGTATCCAGCGCAGATCGCGTTGACGTTCAAGCACTGGCCACTGGAGTACCATCGCTTCGCGCGCAGAGCCGCAATTGCAGCGGAGTGCTCGGGTAAAGAGGGGCGGTTCCCATCCTTCTATGAGGCAGCGTATGCCCATCAGGATTCGATCGGGTTGATTTCATTCGCCGACATTGCTCGCCGGGCCGGGCTCATCGATACCGTTGCCTTCAATGAATGCCTCGCGAGCGACCGTTTTGACAAGACCCTTCAACGTGACCTGGCGCTGGTCGACCGACTGGACGCCCGGGGGACGCCTGTCATCATTGTGAATGGCTTGCTCTTGCCGACGACTCCGACGAGCGAGCGGTTCGAGCGATTGCTGGATAGCCTCGGACTGCGGCGACAGTAG
- a CDS encoding DUF305 domain-containing protein, translated as MPNTTRFPMLLLALTLGVSAPAAAQDHSMHAMGHQGMPELKPIPPGSLHTAADVQFMQGMIAHHGQAIHMSKLAETRSRNSTLIRFAKKIDQSQESEIRLMQGWLVDHKQTAPDTAAYHTIMMPGMLTVEELKELATIKGTMFDRRFLELMIQHHEGALSMVDDLFKTKGAAQDIDVNVFANDVHQVQTAEIALMRQMLTTLKGETR; from the coding sequence ATGCCCAACACCACCCGTTTTCCGATGCTCCTCCTCGCCCTGACCCTCGGCGTGTCCGCTCCCGCCGCTGCGCAGGACCATTCGATGCACGCCATGGGTCACCAGGGGATGCCCGAGCTCAAGCCGATTCCGCCCGGCTCGCTGCACACCGCCGCCGATGTGCAGTTCATGCAGGGGATGATCGCGCACCATGGCCAGGCGATCCACATGTCGAAGCTGGCCGAGACGCGGAGCCGCAACAGCACCCTCATCCGCTTTGCCAAGAAGATCGACCAGTCGCAGGAGTCGGAGATCCGCCTGATGCAGGGGTGGCTCGTCGACCACAAGCAGACCGCCCCCGACACCGCGGCGTATCACACGATCATGATGCCGGGGATGCTGACGGTCGAGGAGTTGAAGGAGTTGGCGACGATCAAGGGGACGATGTTCGATCGTCGCTTCCTTGAGCTGATGATCCAGCACCACGAGGGTGCGCTCTCGATGGTGGACGACCTCTTCAAGACGAAGGGGGCGGCGCAGGATATTGACGTGAACGTCTTCGCGAATGATGTCCACCAGGTCCAGACCGCGGAAATTGCCTTGATGCGCCAGATGCTGACCACCCTGAAGGGAGAGACTCGATGA
- a CDS encoding 4-alpha-glucanotransferase — MDFLESLHALARHFGVQTAYHDGLGRRVDVGPETLVRICAALGAELTRAEDAAHALRMAEARAASALLPPVLVAWNGEWPAHPVPGDAVVTLESGVPHTRRVIDRLPFGYHRLQVERNGRVEECTVIAAPVEAYRRPGSHQSWGVGIQLAALRSSRSRSVGDLRDLEALCRWIGAQGGDVVTVLPLLPTFNRDDPEPSPYSAVSRLYWSELMLDLGVRNQPTPRSAQLDVTRADAEVRAALADEKVPEALLANDPELLRYAAFRGAQQQHGRNWRDWPDAARSGQLTAADIDVEEMRFHLVAQAMLRAQLGGLRERLDAADFRLGLDLAVGVHPDGYDAWSRQALFAAGVSVGAPPDPGFPSGQDWGFAPLHPEASRREGHGYLAASIRHQMELAGVLRVDHVMAWTRLYWIPQGMRLDQGTYVAYPAEELFAVLTLESHRHRCEVVGENLGTVPPDIAEALPRHRIWGMYLAQFAAMSPNPIEGPTADDVALVGTHDTPTIAGWLAGVDIDDRLRAGLLAPEAEAVVRAERALATARVAELLGVSVDDPAAMLGALLEWLGRSQSPLVVAWLEDCWLEREGINLPGTRSSEHPNWQRPMARLLDEFMNDAGVRGLLARLEGARRGR, encoded by the coding sequence ATGGATTTCCTCGAGTCGTTGCACGCCCTCGCCCGCCACTTCGGCGTGCAAACCGCCTATCACGACGGACTGGGCCGGCGCGTGGATGTCGGTCCCGAGACGCTGGTGCGGATCTGTGCCGCCCTGGGCGCCGAGCTCACGCGGGCGGAGGACGCCGCGCACGCGTTGCGCATGGCCGAGGCGCGCGCGGCCAGCGCCTTGCTGCCGCCAGTGCTGGTGGCGTGGAATGGCGAGTGGCCCGCGCATCCGGTGCCAGGCGACGCCGTCGTGACACTTGAATCGGGCGTGCCGCACACGCGCCGCGTGATCGATCGGCTCCCGTTCGGCTACCATCGCCTGCAGGTCGAGCGGAATGGCCGGGTCGAGGAATGCACCGTGATCGCCGCACCGGTGGAGGCATATCGGCGCCCGGGCAGCCATCAGAGCTGGGGCGTGGGGATCCAGCTCGCCGCGCTCCGGTCGTCGCGGAGTCGATCGGTGGGCGACCTCCGCGACCTCGAGGCGCTCTGCCGCTGGATTGGCGCGCAGGGTGGCGATGTGGTCACGGTGCTGCCGCTCCTGCCGACCTTCAATCGCGACGACCCCGAGCCGAGTCCCTATTCGGCCGTGAGTCGGCTCTACTGGTCGGAGCTGATGCTCGATCTCGGCGTACGCAATCAGCCCACACCACGTTCGGCGCAGCTCGACGTGACGCGTGCCGACGCCGAGGTGCGTGCGGCACTTGCCGATGAGAAGGTGCCCGAGGCGCTACTCGCGAATGATCCGGAGTTGCTGCGTTACGCCGCCTTCCGCGGCGCCCAGCAGCAGCATGGCCGCAATTGGCGCGACTGGCCCGACGCGGCGCGCTCGGGACAGCTCACGGCGGCCGACATTGACGTCGAGGAGATGCGCTTCCACCTGGTGGCGCAGGCGATGCTTCGTGCGCAACTCGGTGGCCTGCGCGAGCGGCTCGACGCCGCCGATTTCCGACTCGGCCTCGACCTCGCGGTCGGCGTGCACCCCGATGGGTACGATGCGTGGTCGCGCCAGGCGCTGTTCGCCGCCGGCGTGTCGGTGGGCGCTCCCCCCGATCCAGGCTTCCCGAGCGGCCAGGACTGGGGCTTCGCGCCGCTGCATCCCGAGGCGTCGCGGCGCGAGGGGCATGGGTATCTGGCCGCCTCGATCCGGCACCAGATGGAGTTGGCCGGCGTGCTGCGCGTGGACCATGTGATGGCGTGGACGCGGCTCTACTGGATCCCGCAGGGCATGCGCCTCGATCAGGGCACGTACGTCGCCTATCCGGCCGAGGAGCTCTTCGCGGTGCTGACCTTGGAATCCCATCGTCATCGCTGCGAGGTCGTCGGCGAGAATCTCGGCACGGTGCCGCCTGACATCGCCGAGGCGTTGCCGCGGCACCGGATCTGGGGGATGTATCTGGCGCAGTTCGCGGCGATGTCGCCGAATCCGATCGAGGGACCAACGGCCGACGACGTCGCGCTGGTCGGGACGCATGACACCCCGACGATCGCCGGCTGGCTGGCCGGGGTCGATATCGACGATCGACTGCGTGCCGGGCTGCTTGCCCCCGAGGCCGAGGCGGTGGTGCGAGCCGAGCGGGCGTTGGCGACGGCGCGCGTCGCCGAGCTGCTCGGGGTATCGGTCGACGATCCCGCGGCGATGCTCGGCGCGCTGCTGGAGTGGCTCGGCCGGTCGCAGAGTCCACTGGTGGTGGCGTGGTTGGAAGACTGCTGGCTCGAGCGCGAGGGAATCAACCTCCCCGGCACGCGGTCGTCAGAGCACCCCAACTGGCAGCGGCCGATGGCGCGACTGCTCGACGAGTTCATGAACGACGCCGGCGTGCGCGGCTTGCTGGCGCGGTTGGAGGGGGCGCGGCGAGGGCGATAA